A single region of the Oncorhynchus keta strain PuntledgeMale-10-30-2019 chromosome 4, Oket_V2, whole genome shotgun sequence genome encodes:
- the LOC118370225 gene encoding transcription factor 24-like: MVGRQTICMDSGNGPVTVMDESPTSSPSSSPSPDMLTPDSRRPEALQHSRVVQAGGLGGRGRPAAANAARERSRVQTLRSAFLELQRTLPSVPPDTKLSKLDVLILATTYIAHLTRTLQEEGMEEGESNRQTEALHSLKGEGYLHPVKKWPMRSRLYVGASGQFLNNSKQTENQGASSSTSQT; the protein is encoded by the exons ATGGTTGGAAGACAGACGATCTGCATGGATAGTGGAAATGGCCCAGTGACAGTTATGGATGAGAGTCCCACATCtagccccagctccagccccagtCCTGACATGCTGACCCCCGACAGTCGGCGTCCGGAGGCCCTGCAGCACTCCAGGGTGGTCCAGGCCGGTGGGCTCGGTGGCAGAGGGCGTCCGGCAGCAGCCAACGCAGCACGGGAGAGGAGTCGAGTGCAGACCCTGAGAAGCGCATTCCTGGAGCTACAGAGGACTCTTCCGTCGGTGCCACCGGACACAAAACTGTCCAAGCTCGACGTGTTGATTTTGGCCACCACGTATATTGCCCATCTGACTCGGACCTTgcaagaggaggggatggaggagggagagagcaatagACAAACAGAGGCCTTACACTCGCTGAAAGGTGAAGGTTACCTGCACCCTGTGAAA AAGTGGCCAATGCGATCCAGGTTATACGTCGGCGCCAGCGGTCAATTTCTGAACAATTCAAAACAGACAGAAAATCAAGGCGCATCATCGTCGACCTCGCAGACATAA